A single window of Chitinophaga sp. XS-30 DNA harbors:
- a CDS encoding ABC transporter permease, translating into MYYKAGDDRYLSTFGLQLVAGRNMHPSDTGREFLLNETALRKLDEPAAADAIGRPVRINGRQGTVVGVVRDFHHRSFHDAITPLCIVTGINWYGRCAIRINAARLKPALASIESTWNSIFPDHLYKYDFLDDRIARFYKADHMLLKLVQAFAVIAIIIGCLGLYGLVSFIAEQKNKEVGIRKVLGASLRSILWLFGREFAGLLLIAFVLAAPLAWRAMSNWLEGFAYRVEIGAGVFALSVLIMLLVALVSVGYKSVKAALMDPVGSLRAE; encoded by the coding sequence ATCTATTACAAGGCCGGTGATGATCGTTACCTGTCCACCTTCGGCCTGCAACTGGTGGCCGGGCGCAATATGCATCCTTCGGATACCGGGCGGGAATTCCTGCTCAATGAAACAGCGCTGCGGAAACTTGACGAGCCGGCCGCAGCAGATGCGATCGGCAGGCCGGTCCGCATCAACGGAAGGCAGGGCACTGTGGTGGGCGTTGTCAGGGATTTTCATCACCGGTCGTTCCACGATGCCATTACGCCGCTTTGCATCGTTACCGGTATCAACTGGTACGGCAGATGCGCGATCAGGATCAACGCGGCACGGCTGAAGCCCGCTTTGGCATCTATCGAAAGCACCTGGAACAGCATCTTCCCGGATCATCTTTATAAATATGATTTCCTGGACGACAGGATCGCCCGTTTTTACAAGGCAGATCATATGCTGCTGAAGCTTGTGCAGGCTTTTGCTGTCATTGCCATCATTATTGGTTGCCTTGGGTTATATGGACTGGTATCCTTCATTGCCGAGCAGAAGAACAAGGAAGTAGGTATCCGCAAAGTGCTGGGCGCGAGTTTGCGGAGCATTCTGTGGCTGTTCGGCCGGGAGTTTGCCGGGTTGCTGCTCATCGCTTTTGTATTAGCGGCGCCATTGGCGTGGCGGGCGATGAGCAACTGGCTGGAAGGCTTTGCTTACCGGGTGGAGATTGGCGCCGGGGTGTTCGCGTTGTCGGTGTTGATCATGTTGCTGGTGGCGCTGGTGTCCGTCGGGTACAAATCGGTAAAGGCTGCGCTGATGGACCCGGTAGGGTCTTTGCGGGCGGAGTGA
- a CDS encoding DEAD/DEAH box helicase, whose protein sequence is MKFEQYRISEEIKRSLEELGFKRPTDIQYKAIPSILKGDDVLAIAQTGTGKTAAFAIPVLHLLHQQRRSRTKGEVKCLVMVPTRELAIQIAEVFKKLGKYTKVDIMGLFGGVEQEAQIKKLEKGVDVLIATPGRMFDLISQGHLDLSHLRTLILDEADHMLDLGFIRDIRDVIKHLPRQHQTLFFSATIDTEIKEIAYSIVRNPIRIQISPEDPVSRNVSHSVAYVEMDDKRFFLERLVKEFPENKILVFVRTKVRAERVHSAMQRVDIPTLTMHGGKEQDDRLSVMNEFKKGDIKVLITTDVNARGIDIPNVDYVVNYDLPDEPENYVHRVGPYRQRRTERTGRILLQHGGKARAGSHPGLPGQGDTGDEDRQERLPRNHQLLRRYPQRQLAAPDR, encoded by the coding sequence ATGAAATTTGAGCAATACCGCATTTCCGAAGAGATCAAACGCAGCCTGGAAGAACTGGGATTCAAAAGGCCGACCGATATTCAGTATAAAGCCATCCCTTCCATCCTGAAGGGGGATGATGTGCTGGCGATCGCACAAACGGGAACGGGCAAGACCGCTGCCTTTGCCATTCCCGTACTCCATCTGCTGCATCAGCAGCGCCGCTCCCGTACCAAAGGAGAAGTAAAATGCCTCGTAATGGTGCCTACCCGGGAGCTGGCGATCCAGATCGCGGAAGTGTTCAAAAAACTGGGCAAATACACCAAAGTAGATATCATGGGCCTTTTTGGCGGCGTGGAACAGGAAGCCCAGATCAAAAAACTGGAAAAAGGTGTGGATGTACTGATCGCCACCCCCGGCCGCATGTTCGACCTGATCAGCCAGGGGCATCTGGACCTCAGCCATTTGCGCACCCTTATCCTTGACGAGGCGGACCATATGCTTGACCTCGGTTTTATACGGGACATCCGCGATGTGATCAAACATCTTCCCCGCCAGCACCAGACCCTCTTTTTCTCCGCTACCATCGACACGGAGATCAAGGAGATCGCCTACTCTATCGTTCGCAACCCCATCCGCATACAGATTTCGCCGGAAGACCCTGTGTCCAGGAACGTCAGCCATTCGGTAGCTTATGTGGAGATGGATGACAAACGTTTTTTCCTGGAGAGACTGGTCAAAGAGTTCCCGGAGAACAAAATACTGGTATTCGTACGCACGAAAGTCCGCGCCGAACGCGTGCACAGCGCTATGCAACGGGTAGACATCCCTACACTGACCATGCATGGCGGCAAAGAACAGGACGACCGGCTTTCCGTGATGAATGAATTCAAAAAGGGCGATATCAAAGTATTGATCACGACAGACGTGAATGCCCGCGGCATCGATATCCCGAATGTGGATTATGTGGTCAACTACGACCTGCCGGACGAACCGGAAAACTACGTGCATCGCGTGGGGCCGTACCGGCAGAGGCGTACAGAAAGGACAGGCCGTATCCTTCTGCAGCACGGAGGAAAAGCCCGTGCTGGAAGCCATCCAGGCTTACCTGGGCAAGGAGATACAGGTGATGAAGATCGACAAGAACGACTACCGCGAAACCATCAGCTTCTCCGAAGATATCCCCAACGACAACTGGCAGCTCCTGATCGATGA
- a CDS encoding DUF1080 domain-containing protein: MIRKRFPFALPALLLAICCSGCAAAQEEPKWVPLFNGTDINDWIVKIHHHETGENFGNTFRVKDSIIQVRYDQYGDFNEQYGHLYYKQPFSHYHLKMEYRFVGEWCKTAPSYTILNSGVMYHSQDPRTMPREQDWPISVEMQFLAGLGDGQPRPTGNMCSPGTHIVYQGKLDPRHCINSSSKTYEGEQWVKAELIVLGDSLITHIINGDTVLQYSRPQIGGPVVNNYDPAIKTDGKLLSSGFIALQSEGQPIDFRRIEIMDLSPKAVTAP; this comes from the coding sequence ATGATCCGCAAAAGATTCCCGTTCGCCCTGCCCGCGCTCCTGCTGGCCATATGCTGCTCCGGTTGCGCTGCCGCGCAGGAAGAACCCAAATGGGTGCCGCTTTTTAATGGTACAGATATCAACGACTGGATCGTGAAGATCCACCACCACGAGACCGGTGAGAACTTCGGCAATACCTTCCGGGTGAAAGACAGCATCATACAGGTGCGGTACGACCAGTACGGCGATTTCAACGAACAGTACGGCCATCTTTACTACAAGCAGCCGTTCTCTCATTACCATCTGAAAATGGAATACCGTTTCGTAGGGGAATGGTGCAAAACAGCACCTTCCTATACCATCCTGAACAGTGGTGTGATGTACCACTCGCAGGATCCGCGCACCATGCCCAGGGAGCAGGACTGGCCCATTTCCGTAGAGATGCAGTTCCTCGCCGGTCTTGGTGACGGACAGCCACGACCCACCGGCAACATGTGTTCCCCCGGCACCCATATCGTGTACCAGGGCAAGCTGGACCCAAGGCATTGCATCAACTCTTCTTCCAAAACCTATGAAGGGGAACAGTGGGTAAAAGCGGAACTGATTGTACTGGGCGATTCGCTGATCACCCATATCATCAACGGAGATACCGTGCTGCAATATTCCCGGCCGCAGATCGGCGGGCCGGTGGTGAATAATTATGATCCCGCCATCAAGACAGACGGGAAATTGCTGTCGTCCGGATTCATAGCCCTCCAAAGCGAAGGCCAGCCTATTGATTTCAGGCGGATAGAGATCATGGACCTTTCACCGAAGGCAGTTACCGCACCATAA
- a CDS encoding erythromycin esterase family protein, producing the protein MKIHLIACALCLLSSRLSAQSRCAATLVPGSNGMVYHAGHMEALPGFEQASAYFYGETHNADFEPAWKFHFIRHLHERYEVRDVFMEIGHAAAFLYNQYLLTGDTSLIKGLVYTEFYYREFWQDLYTYNLGLPEQERLIIHGIDFERPEAIRVLTMLRGQAVVPAVLEPVFTQMEQGELLPDFSRAFRELWAQIRMTFMEHDDAVKALYKGNYDIVQRIIRNDCPVTARAIPRNAAMFASLSAALKVNGIRRFAGFFGQAHTTYSSRSSLPNQLRKMPGFTGKVLTFGTVYKDAYAQGGRNKLISYTGMFRKSLLRVLYHRFMVEGCRAVVVPAADIGHKRMSATADHILFGRDVMVR; encoded by the coding sequence ATGAAAATACACCTGATCGCCTGCGCGCTCTGTCTGCTATCTTCCCGGTTATCCGCACAATCCCGTTGCGCGGCGACGCTTGTTCCCGGTAGCAACGGCATGGTGTACCATGCCGGGCATATGGAAGCCTTGCCGGGCTTTGAGCAGGCTTCTGCTTACTTTTATGGAGAAACGCATAATGCTGATTTTGAGCCGGCCTGGAAGTTTCATTTCATCCGCCATTTGCACGAACGTTACGAGGTACGGGATGTGTTCATGGAGATCGGTCATGCTGCGGCTTTTCTTTACAATCAATATTTGCTGACGGGAGATACTTCACTCATAAAGGGACTGGTGTACACGGAATTTTATTACCGTGAATTCTGGCAGGATCTTTATACGTACAATCTCGGCCTGCCGGAGCAGGAGCGGTTGATCATTCATGGTATTGATTTTGAGAGGCCGGAGGCTATCAGGGTGTTGACGATGTTGCGCGGTCAGGCCGTGGTGCCGGCTGTGCTGGAACCTGTTTTTACACAAATGGAGCAAGGGGAGCTGCTGCCTGATTTCAGCAGGGCATTCCGGGAATTGTGGGCGCAGATCAGGATGACGTTTATGGAACATGACGATGCTGTTAAAGCGTTGTATAAAGGGAACTATGACATCGTACAGCGTATTATCCGCAATGATTGTCCCGTTACGGCGCGTGCCATACCCAGGAACGCGGCGATGTTCGCCAGTCTTTCGGCTGCGCTGAAGGTTAACGGGATCAGGCGGTTCGCGGGTTTTTTCGGGCAGGCGCATACCACTTACAGCTCCCGCAGTTCGCTGCCTAACCAGCTGCGGAAGATGCCGGGCTTTACGGGTAAGGTGCTGACTTTCGGCACCGTGTACAAGGATGCTTATGCCCAGGGCGGCAGGAATAAACTGATATCCTATACCGGAATGTTCCGCAAAAGCTTGCTGCGGGTGTTGTATCACCGGTTCATGGTGGAAGGTTGCCGTGCGGTAGTGGTGCCCGCGGCGGATATCGGGCATAAAAGAATGTCCGCCACCGCGGATCATATCCTGTTCGGCAGGGATGTTATGGTGCGGTAG
- a CDS encoding DoxX family protein, with protein sequence MNISKRNKIIYWIATLWLALGMVSTGIVQLLKVEEEAAVFTGLGYPLYLLTILGIWKLLGVVAVLVPKFPLLKEWAYAGFFIAMSGAIFSHIAVGNPVKDTLPPLLLLVLTVLSWYFRPADRRVAPVTP encoded by the coding sequence ATGAATATTTCAAAAAGGAACAAGATCATCTATTGGATCGCTACTCTCTGGCTTGCATTGGGAATGGTATCCACCGGCATCGTACAGTTACTGAAAGTGGAAGAGGAGGCAGCGGTCTTCACCGGTTTGGGCTATCCCCTTTATTTGCTGACGATACTGGGCATCTGGAAGCTCCTGGGCGTTGTGGCTGTGCTCGTGCCTAAATTCCCCTTGCTGAAGGAATGGGCGTACGCAGGTTTTTTTATCGCGATGTCCGGTGCGATATTTTCGCATATTGCCGTTGGCAATCCCGTAAAAGATACCCTTCCTCCCTTGCTGCTCCTGGTCCTGACAGTGCTTTCATGGTATTTCAGGCCGGCGGACAGAAGGGTTGCTCCCGTTACCCCGTAA
- a CDS encoding YdeI family protein, whose protein sequence is MSSINPKVDFYFHKAGKWQEEYDKLRMLVLDCGLTEELKWGVPCYTSGKKNIVLIHGFKDYCALLFFKGALLNDAHGILIQQTENVQAARQIRFTNTREIVRMTPVLKAYIHEAIEVENAGLKVKLKEPAAFPVPEEFQHKLDALPALKAAFEALTPGRQRAYLLHFAAPKQSGTRESRIEKSMQHILNGKGLNDQ, encoded by the coding sequence ATGAGCAGCATTAATCCGAAGGTTGATTTTTACTTCCATAAAGCCGGCAAGTGGCAGGAGGAGTATGACAAATTGAGAATGCTTGTGCTGGACTGCGGACTCACGGAGGAACTGAAATGGGGCGTTCCCTGTTATACCTCCGGGAAGAAGAACATCGTGCTGATACACGGATTCAAAGATTATTGTGCCCTGCTGTTTTTCAAGGGAGCGCTGTTGAATGATGCCCATGGCATCCTGATACAGCAGACGGAAAATGTGCAGGCCGCCCGGCAGATCCGGTTCACGAATACGCGGGAGATCGTCCGCATGACGCCTGTGCTGAAAGCCTACATTCATGAAGCCATTGAAGTGGAGAACGCCGGATTGAAAGTAAAACTGAAAGAGCCTGCAGCATTCCCGGTCCCGGAAGAGTTTCAGCATAAGCTGGATGCCTTGCCGGCGTTGAAAGCTGCTTTTGAGGCACTGACACCCGGACGGCAAAGGGCCTATCTTCTTCATTTTGCAGCTCCCAAACAGTCCGGGACCCGGGAGTCGAGGATTGAAAAAAGCATGCAGCATATCCTCAACGGAAAAGGATTGAACGACCAGTAA
- a CDS encoding SRPBCC domain-containing protein — translation MERKTKVNAEAGKQEIVITREFDLPLELLFKAYVEPEIVEQWMGTKVLKLENKKHGSWRFETSDAHGNVVFQANGVIHEFIPDRKITRTFEMENTAFAVQLEFLEFEKLTDDTSRLNMHIVFRSVEYRDQLLQMPFAQGLNMAHNRLQDIAGQLK, via the coding sequence ATGGAACGAAAGACCAAGGTCAATGCCGAAGCCGGCAAACAGGAAATAGTGATAACAAGGGAATTCGATCTGCCCCTGGAATTGCTTTTTAAAGCCTATGTGGAGCCTGAGATCGTTGAGCAGTGGATGGGCACCAAAGTGCTGAAACTGGAAAATAAAAAGCACGGCAGCTGGCGGTTTGAAACAAGCGACGCCCACGGCAATGTGGTGTTTCAGGCAAATGGCGTGATCCATGAATTTATTCCGGACCGGAAGATCACCCGTACGTTTGAAATGGAGAATACTGCTTTTGCCGTTCAGCTGGAGTTCCTGGAATTCGAGAAGCTCACGGACGATACCAGCAGGCTCAATATGCATATCGTTTTCAGGTCGGTCGAATACAGGGACCAATTACTGCAAATGCCTTTTGCGCAGGGCCTGAATATGGCGCATAACCGTTTGCAGGACATTGCAGGGCAATTAAAATAA
- a CDS encoding helix-turn-helix transcriptional regulator yields MNLRRDVFQAIADPTRRAILLLVASQAMTAGAIAANFNTARPTVSKHLQILTECELLEQEQNGREIYYHLNPQKMREIADFIEPFRQLWDDRFNKLEAIMKKYKPKK; encoded by the coding sequence ATGAATCTGAGACGAGATGTTTTTCAGGCTATAGCAGACCCTACAAGGAGGGCCATCCTTCTGCTGGTTGCTTCTCAGGCCATGACAGCAGGGGCAATAGCCGCAAACTTCAACACAGCGAGACCCACGGTGTCCAAACACCTGCAGATACTTACCGAATGCGAATTGCTGGAGCAGGAACAGAACGGCAGGGAGATCTATTATCATTTAAACCCGCAAAAGATGAGGGAAATAGCAGATTTTATCGAGCCGTTCCGGCAATTGTGGGACGACAGGTTCAACAAGCTGGAGGCCATCATGAAAAAATACAAACCCAAAAAATAA